A single window of Montipora capricornis isolate CH-2021 chromosome 14, ASM3666992v2, whole genome shotgun sequence DNA harbors:
- the LOC138032926 gene encoding octopamine receptor beta-1R-like, with protein sequence MALPQVIAAVQVLFNVIGFPGNFLVVLTIVLERRFHVRRYILLASLAVSDMLFLILVSSFRIEGLAKEQWQYGETMCMLNPFFARYFYINTVNHLLFVSYDRYLAIVKSPLTYHGDMTKRKMILTIAYIWLSPLAFGFGELIGVGKFVYNEEVFFCEDGWGVSGFTAIESAGFIIVGFVVPFAVILLFNWKVYKTVKCQVHSAKVALGMPVGSDAQQSMKNRQITERKAVIDVSIIIGAFLLCFIPGWIVAICRQFAKAITVPSQAVLITSCIFIASSVCNPIIYSVRKRDFRSVVKKLLRRIGIFRRPNSGGVTI encoded by the coding sequence ATGGCCCTTCCGCAGGTTATAGCTGCTGTGCAAGTCCTCTTCAACGTTATCGGTTTTCCTGGAAATTTTTTGGTCGTTTTGACAATTGTTCTGGAAAGAAGATTCCATGTAAGGCGTTATATTCTACTCGCCAGTCTCGCGGTCTCGGATATGTTGTTCCTAATTCTCGTTAGTTCATTCCGAATCGAAGGCTTGGCTAAAGAACAGTGGCAGTACGGCGAAACGATGTGTATGTTAAACCCCTTTTTTGCCCGGTATTTCTATATCAACACGGTTAATCATCTACTTTTTGTGTCGTACGATCGATACTTGGCAATCGTGAAATCGCCTTTAACATATCACGGCGACATGACGAAGAGGAAAATGATCCTTACTATCGCTTATATCTGGCTTAGCCCACTTGCTTTTGGTTTCGGCGAGTTAATTGGCGTTGGAAAGTTCGTTTACAACGAAGAAGTGTTCTTTTGTGAAGACGGATGGGGGGTCAGTGGTTTCACTGCTATCGAGTCCGCTGGCTTCATAATTGTTGGTTTTGTGGTTCCATTTGCGGTTATTCTGCTTTTCAACTGGAAAGTCTACAAAACGGTCAAGTGTCAAGTGCACAGTGCCAAAGTTGCACTCGGGATGCCTGTCGGCTCCGACGCCCAACAGTCTATGAAGAATCGGCAAATCACGGAGAGGAAAGCAGTAATCGATGTTAGCATCATAATCGGCGCTTTCCTGCTGTGTTTTATACCCGGTTGGATCGTGGCAATCTGCCGTCAATTTGCTAAAGCCATCACAGTTCCCTCCCAGGCGGTCTTAATAACGTCGTGTATTTTCATTGCCAGCTCTGTGTGCAACCCAATCATATACTCGGTGCGCAAAAGAGATTTCCGAAGCGTGGTCAAGAAGTTATTGAGGCGGATTGGAATCTTTCGACGCCCAAATAGCGGTGGAGTGACCATATAA